A genomic stretch from Suncus etruscus isolate mSunEtr1 chromosome 17, mSunEtr1.pri.cur, whole genome shotgun sequence includes:
- the PPRC1 gene encoding peroxisome proliferator-activated receptor gamma coactivator-related protein 1 isoform X2 gives MAARRGRRDGIAPPASGGGPGPDPGGGVRGGGWGSRSQAPYGTAGALSGAEQVLLQEEGDDSGFVSLSRLGSSLRDKDLEMDSLMLQDETLLGTIESYMDASLISLIEDFGSLGESRLSLEDQNEVSLLTALTEILDNADSENLSPFDSIPDSDLLVSPREGSSLHKLLTISRTPPERDLISPVDPLGASIGSSRMSGVEMSLADPSWDFSSPTFLDTSSPKLPPRSRPPRSRPRRGQSPPQQRSDGEEEEEVAFSHQILAGEPDKPVSSIPDFPMHLACPEEEEKTAAVEMAMQVSGDESISSLSELVRAMHPYCLPTLTHLTSLEGDLQEQQEDLALPEDCVVLEIVGHAATAGNDLEIPVVVRQIPPEPQPGLLHDALEASSTLQLLIPTLESGAEAAMPEETLCPEKEGLSLEKGERLELTCLLEPRNIMEPVAATGPPNPPDSSGLSSQRTRKGRRKKSKEQPAASNEGSRRRLRSSSCAKCQVTGEVPAQAEPLPPKELQRAAGPTCGRGKPRAWARAWAAALEKPNSESPAGESPRDICPSLLDTIPDSSVLAHLSVGDSAQANPIPLASVEADPAAGDVVPADADSASVDPASADFEPVDSLSTDPVLTDSATVDPPVVVPVSDDVPPAIPVPSDPPPVDPMPVKSRPTDPRRGAVLSAQATLPSQFFQESEASDLSNAVPEGKAVGPPKVKSGTSATTQEARPRPLSLSEYRRRRQQRQAEAEERSWQRPAGKWPSLPETPTGLADIPCLVIPTAPAKKTAVQKSPEVPPEPCSTLVAPSPTSPSPEPPASKPPASVTPEQVPSQEMPLPATPVLPDVQSMPPPMPTALPFPPGGLGIAPMLPLSASGQGVPSLPPPPLQTPSLPVSVGPVPPDPYTHYAPVPPWPCYPPLSPSGYPCLPPPPTVPLVSGTPGAYAVPPTCNVPWVPSPAPVPPYNSSCTYGPLGWGPGLQHPPFWPAVPLPPLPLTAVAPLPTVEPSGIPAGPSESVLPVPLAPSHGHGSAPLGGAQVEADTVEAKPVPASHLKHKVPSPGQSAQIKAPPCVTVEEPETVRLKPETQETRPREKPPSPVAKVVSAGTPKQSTAPKLPALHPARLRQLSFLPKPRTQGSEDVVQAFISEIGIEASDLSSLLEQFEKSEAKKECPSPAPADNLAVGNSGSSCSSSGRSRRCSSSSSSSSSSSSSSTSSSSSSSRSRSRSPSPRRRSDRRRRYSSYHRSHDHYQRQRVLQKERAIEERRVVFIGKIPGRMTRSELKQRFSVFGEIEECTIHFRVQGDNYGFVTYRYAEEAFAAIESGHKLRQADEQPFDLCFGGRRQFCKRSYSDLDSNREDFDPAPVKSKFDSLDFDTLLKQAQKNLRR, from the exons ATGGCGGCGCGCCGGGGACGGAGAGACGGAATCGCGCCGCCTGCGAGCGGCGGCGGCCCCGGCCCGGACCCGGGCGGCGGAGTCCGCGGCGGCGGGTGGGGGAGTCGGAGCCAGGCGCCCTACGGGACTGCGGGCGCGCTGAGTGGCGCAGAGCAG GTTCTGCTCCAGGAGGAGGGGGATGATTCTGGCTTTGTCAGTCTGTCACGATTGGGCTCCTCTCTGAGGGATAAGGACCTGGAAATGGACTCCCTGATGCTACAAGATGAGACACTGCTGGGGACCATAGAGAGTTACATGGATGCCTCACTAATCTCCCTCATTGAAGATTTTGGGAGTCTTGGAGAG AGCAGGTTATCTCTGGAGGACCAGAATGAAGTGTCTCTGCTGACTGCTCTGACCGAGATCTTGGACAATGCAGATTCTGAGAATCTGTCTCCGTTTGATAGCATTCCTGATTCAGACCTGCTTGTGTCACCTCGAGAGGGCTCCTCT ctACACAAACTGCTCACCATCTCTCGGACACCCCCTGAACGTGACCTCATTTCCCCAGTTGACCCACTGGGAGCCAGCATAGGCAGTAGTAGAATGAGTGGG GTTGAGATGTCTCTCGCAGATCCCTCTTGGGACTTCTCCTCACCCACTTTCTTGGATACCTCTTCCCCCAAGCTTCCCCCAAGATCAAGACCCCCAAGATCAAGACCCCGCAGGGGTCAGTCTCCTCCCCAGCAGCGTAGTGatggggaagaagaggaggaggtagCTTTCAGCCACCAGATACTTGCTGGGGAGCCTGACAAGCCTGTGAGCAGCATCCCAGACTTCCCCATGCACCTTGCGTGTcctgaggaggaagagaaaacagCAGCAGTGGAGATGGCTATGCAGGTGTCGGGAGATGAGAGCATCTCCTCCCTGAGTGAGCTGGTGCGAGCCATGCACCCCTATTGCCTGCCCACCCTCACCCACCTGACCTCACTGGAGGGTGATCTGCAGGAGCAGCAGGAGGATTTGGCCCTGCCTGAGGACTGTGTGGTCCTGGAGATTGTGGGCCATGCAGCCACAGCTGGCAATGACTTGGAGATTCCAGTTGTGGTAAGGCAGATCCCTCCTGAACCCCAGCCAGGGCTCCTGCATGATGCCCTGGAGGCCAGCTCGACCTTGCAGCTGCTCATACCTACACTAGAGTCAGGAGCTGAGGCAGCCATGCCTGAGGAAACCCTCTGCCCGGAGAAAGAGGGGCTGTCCTTGGAGAAGGGGGAAAGGCTAGAATTAACCTGCTTATTGGAGCCCAGGAACATCATGGAGCCAGTGGCAGCAACCGGGCCTCCAAACCCACCAGACAGCTCTGGACTGAGTTCGCAGCGGACTCGGAAGGGCAGGAGGAAGAAGAGCAAGGAGCAGCCAGCTGCCAGCAATGAAGGCTCTAGGAGGAGGCTGAGGTCATCCTCTTGCGCCAAGTGTCAAGTGACTGGAGAGGTCCCTGCTCAGGCAGAACCCTTGCCTCCGAAGGAGCTCCAGAGAGCAGCGGGGCCCACCTGTGGTCGAGGGAAACCCCGGGCCTGGGCTCGGGCCTGGGCAGCGGCATTGGAGAAGCCTAATTCCGAGAGTCCTGCTGGGGAGAGTCCTCGAGATATCTGTCCCTCCCTGCTCGACACTATTCCAGACAGCTCTGTCCTGGCTCATCTCTCAGTGGGTGACTCTGCTCAAGCCAACCCCATACCACTTGCCTCTGTTGAGGCTGATCCTGCAGCAGGTGACGTCGTTCCTGCTGATGCTGACTCTGCCTCAGTCGACCCTGCTTCAGCTGACTTCGAGCCGGTTGACTCTCTCTCGACTGACCCAGTTTTGACTGACTCTGCCACAGTGGACCCTCCGGTGGTGGTTCCTGTCTCAGATGACGTGCCACCAGCTATTCCAGTGCCCTCAGACCCGCCTCCAGTTGACCCCATGCCAGTGAAGTCTCGGCCCACTGATCCCCGCCGAGGCGCAGTGTTATCTGCTCAGGCGACTTTACCCTCTCAGTTCTTCCAGGAGTCAGAGGCCTCAGATCTCTCAAATGCTGTTCCTGAAGGCAAGGCCGTGGGGCCTCCAAAGGTGAAAAGTGGCACCAGTGCCACCACGCAGGAAGCCAGACCCCGACCTCTTAGCCTGTCTGAGTACCGGAGACGAAGGcagcagaggcaggcagaggcagAGGAGAGGAGTTGGCAGCGCCCTGCTGGGAAGTGGCCCAGCCTTCCCGAGACCCCCACTGGGCTGGCAGACATTCCTTGTCTTGTCATTCCAACTGCCCCAGCCAAGAAGACAGCTGTGCAGAAAAGCCCCGAGGTTCCCCCGGAACCTTGCTCCACCCTGGTGGCTCCCAGCCCAACCTCTCCTAGTCCAGAGCCACCTGCAAGCAAACCTCCAGCCTCAGTGACTCCTGAGCAGGTGCCATCCCAGGAGATGCCTCTGCCTGCAACACCTGTGCTTCCTGATGTTCAGTCCATGCCCCCCCCAATGCCCACTGCTCTGCCTTTCCCCCCTGGTGGACTGGGCATTGCCCCCATGCTGCCCCTTTCTGCTAGTGGGCAAGGAGTCCCCAGTCTCCCGCCACCACCCTTGCAGACTCCTAGTCTCCCAGTATCCGTGGGGCCGGTGCCACCTGATCCTTATACTCACTATGCCCCTGTGCCACCTTGGCCTTGTTATCCCCCTCTGTCCCCCTCTGGCTATCCTTGCCTGCCTCCCCCACCAACGGTACCCCTAGTGTCTGGTACTCCTGGTGCTTATGCTGTGCCCCCCACTTGCAATGTGCCTTGGGtaccctctccagccccagtcccaCCTTACAATTCCAGCTGTACCTATGGGCCCTTGGGATGGGGCCCGGGGCTGCAGCACCCTCCATTCTGGCCTGCTGTGCCCCTACCCCCACTGCCTTTGACTGCAGTTGCTCCCCTACCCACAGTAGAACCCAGTGGCATCCCAGCTGGCCCCTCTGAAAGTGTACTTCCGGTGCCACTGGCTCCCTCCCATGGCCATGGATCAGCCCCCCTAGGAGGTGCACAGGTAGAGGCCGACACGGTGGAGGCTAAGCCAGTGCCTGCGTCACATCTGAAGCACAAGGTGCCCTCTCCTGGGCAGAGTGCCCAGATCAAGGCTCCACCATGTGTAACTGTTGAGGAACCTGAAACTGTGAGGCTGAAGCCTGAGACACAGGAGACTAGGCCCAGGGAGAAGCCCCCTTCTCCTGTGGCCAAGGTGGTTTCTGCTGGCACACCTAAACAGAGCACTGCTCCTAAGCTGCCTGCTCTCCACCCAGCTCGTCTCCGACAACTATCATTCCTGCCTAAACCACGCACCCAGGGTTCCGAGGATGTTGTACAGGCtttcatcagtgagattg GAATCGAGGCATCGGACCTGTCCAGTCTGCTGGAGCAATTTGAGAAGTCAGAAG CCAAAAAGGAGTGCCCTTCCCCGGCTCCTGCTGACAACTTGGCTGTAGGAAACTCAGG GTCCAGTTGCAGTTCCTCTGGACGTTCCCGAAGatgttcttcctcttcctcctcttcctcctcctcatcttcctcttcaaCATCCTCATCATCATCCAGTTCCCGAAGCCGATCTCGTTCTCCATCCCCCCGCCGAAGAAGTGACAGGAGGCGGCG GTACAGTTCTTACCATCGTTCACACGACCATTACCAAAGGCAGAGAGTGTTGCAGAAGGAGCGTGCAATA GAAGAGAGAAGAGTTGTCTTCATTGGGAAGATACCTGGCCGCATGACTCGGTCAGAGCTGAAACAAAGGTTCTCTGTTTTTGGAGAGATTGAGGAGTGCACCATCCACTTCCGTGTCCAAGG TGACAACTATGGCTTCGTCACTTACCGTTATGCTGAGGAAGCCTTTGCAGCCATTGAGAGTGGCCACAAGCTGAGGCAAGCAGATGAGCAGCCCTTTgatctctgttttgggggccGCAGGCAGTTCTGCAAGAGAAGTTATTCTGATCTTG ACTCCAATCGGGAAGACTTTGACCCAGCTCCTGTAAAGAGCAAATTTGATTCTCTTGACTTTGACACATTGTTGAAACAGGCCCAGAAGAACCTCAGGAGGTAA
- the PPRC1 gene encoding peroxisome proliferator-activated receptor gamma coactivator-related protein 1 isoform X1: protein MAARRGRRDGIAPPASGGGPGPDPGGGVRGGGWGSRSQAPYGTAGALSGAEQVLLQEEGDDSGFVSLSRLGSSLRDKDLEMDSLMLQDETLLGTIESYMDASLISLIEDFGSLGESRLSLEDQNEVSLLTALTEILDNADSENLSPFDSIPDSDLLVSPREGSSLHKLLTISRTPPERDLISPVDPLGASIGSSRMSGVEMSLADPSWDFSSPTFLDTSSPKLPPRSRPPRSRPRRGQSPPQQRSDGEEEEEVAFSHQILAGEPDKPVSSIPDFPMHLACPEEEEKTAAVEMAMQVSGDESISSLSELVRAMHPYCLPTLTHLTSLEGDLQEQQEDLALPEDCVVLEIVGHAATAGNDLEIPVVVRQIPPEPQPGLLHDALEASSTLQLLIPTLESGAEAAMPEETLCPEKEGLSLEKGERLELTCLLEPRNIMEPVAATGPPNPPDSSGLSSQRTRKGRRKKSKEQPAASNEGSRRRLRSSSCAKCQVTGEVPAQAEPLPPKELQRAAGPTCGRGKPRAWARAWAAALEKPNSESPAGESPRDICPSLLDTIPDSSVLAHLSVGDSAQANPIPLASVEADPAAGDVVPADADSASVDPASADFEPVDSLSTDPVLTDSATVDPPVVVPVSDDVPPAIPVPSDPPPVDPMPVKSRPTDPRRGAVLSAQATLPSQFFQESEASDLSNAVPEGKAVGPPKVKSGTSATTQEARPRPLSLSEYRRRRQQRQAEAEERSWQRPAGKWPSLPETPTGLADIPCLVIPTAPAKKTAVQKSPEVPPEPCSTLVAPSPTSPSPEPPASKPPASVTPEQVPSQEMPLPATPVLPDVQSMPPPMPTALPFPPGGLGIAPMLPLSASGQGVPSLPPPPLQTPSLPVSVGPVPPDPYTHYAPVPPWPCYPPLSPSGYPCLPPPPTVPLVSGTPGAYAVPPTCNVPWVPSPAPVPPYNSSCTYGPLGWGPGLQHPPFWPAVPLPPLPLTAVAPLPTVEPSGIPAGPSESVLPVPLAPSHGHGSAPLGGAQVEADTVEAKPVPASHLKHKVPSPGQSAQIKAPPCVTVEEPETVRLKPETQETRPREKPPSPVAKVVSAGTPKQSTAPKLPALHPARLRQLSFLPKPRTQGSEDVVQAFISEIGIEASDLSSLLEQFEKSEAKKECPSPAPADNLAVGNSGSDDTSQEKKPLDRLQAPELANVAGLTPPATPPHQLWKPLAAVSLLAKAKSPKSTAQEGALKSEGVTEAKHPAAVHLQEGAQGPSPVHVGSGDHDYCVRSRTPPKKMPALVIPEVGSRWNVKRHQDITIKPVLSLSAAAPVPPRTAASQEPLDHRTSTEQAEPPAPCLAPSALLSPEASPCRTDTRTLPEPSAKQRSVRCYRKSCRSASPQNRGWQGRRGRSSRSVSSGSNQTSEASSSSSSSSSSSRSRSRSLSPPHKRWRRSSCSSSGRSRRCSSSSSSSSSSSSSSTSSSSSSSRSRSRSPSPRRRSDRRRRYSSYHRSHDHYQRQRVLQKERAIEERRVVFIGKIPGRMTRSELKQRFSVFGEIEECTIHFRVQGDNYGFVTYRYAEEAFAAIESGHKLRQADEQPFDLCFGGRRQFCKRSYSDLDSNREDFDPAPVKSKFDSLDFDTLLKQAQKNLRR from the exons ATGGCGGCGCGCCGGGGACGGAGAGACGGAATCGCGCCGCCTGCGAGCGGCGGCGGCCCCGGCCCGGACCCGGGCGGCGGAGTCCGCGGCGGCGGGTGGGGGAGTCGGAGCCAGGCGCCCTACGGGACTGCGGGCGCGCTGAGTGGCGCAGAGCAG GTTCTGCTCCAGGAGGAGGGGGATGATTCTGGCTTTGTCAGTCTGTCACGATTGGGCTCCTCTCTGAGGGATAAGGACCTGGAAATGGACTCCCTGATGCTACAAGATGAGACACTGCTGGGGACCATAGAGAGTTACATGGATGCCTCACTAATCTCCCTCATTGAAGATTTTGGGAGTCTTGGAGAG AGCAGGTTATCTCTGGAGGACCAGAATGAAGTGTCTCTGCTGACTGCTCTGACCGAGATCTTGGACAATGCAGATTCTGAGAATCTGTCTCCGTTTGATAGCATTCCTGATTCAGACCTGCTTGTGTCACCTCGAGAGGGCTCCTCT ctACACAAACTGCTCACCATCTCTCGGACACCCCCTGAACGTGACCTCATTTCCCCAGTTGACCCACTGGGAGCCAGCATAGGCAGTAGTAGAATGAGTGGG GTTGAGATGTCTCTCGCAGATCCCTCTTGGGACTTCTCCTCACCCACTTTCTTGGATACCTCTTCCCCCAAGCTTCCCCCAAGATCAAGACCCCCAAGATCAAGACCCCGCAGGGGTCAGTCTCCTCCCCAGCAGCGTAGTGatggggaagaagaggaggaggtagCTTTCAGCCACCAGATACTTGCTGGGGAGCCTGACAAGCCTGTGAGCAGCATCCCAGACTTCCCCATGCACCTTGCGTGTcctgaggaggaagagaaaacagCAGCAGTGGAGATGGCTATGCAGGTGTCGGGAGATGAGAGCATCTCCTCCCTGAGTGAGCTGGTGCGAGCCATGCACCCCTATTGCCTGCCCACCCTCACCCACCTGACCTCACTGGAGGGTGATCTGCAGGAGCAGCAGGAGGATTTGGCCCTGCCTGAGGACTGTGTGGTCCTGGAGATTGTGGGCCATGCAGCCACAGCTGGCAATGACTTGGAGATTCCAGTTGTGGTAAGGCAGATCCCTCCTGAACCCCAGCCAGGGCTCCTGCATGATGCCCTGGAGGCCAGCTCGACCTTGCAGCTGCTCATACCTACACTAGAGTCAGGAGCTGAGGCAGCCATGCCTGAGGAAACCCTCTGCCCGGAGAAAGAGGGGCTGTCCTTGGAGAAGGGGGAAAGGCTAGAATTAACCTGCTTATTGGAGCCCAGGAACATCATGGAGCCAGTGGCAGCAACCGGGCCTCCAAACCCACCAGACAGCTCTGGACTGAGTTCGCAGCGGACTCGGAAGGGCAGGAGGAAGAAGAGCAAGGAGCAGCCAGCTGCCAGCAATGAAGGCTCTAGGAGGAGGCTGAGGTCATCCTCTTGCGCCAAGTGTCAAGTGACTGGAGAGGTCCCTGCTCAGGCAGAACCCTTGCCTCCGAAGGAGCTCCAGAGAGCAGCGGGGCCCACCTGTGGTCGAGGGAAACCCCGGGCCTGGGCTCGGGCCTGGGCAGCGGCATTGGAGAAGCCTAATTCCGAGAGTCCTGCTGGGGAGAGTCCTCGAGATATCTGTCCCTCCCTGCTCGACACTATTCCAGACAGCTCTGTCCTGGCTCATCTCTCAGTGGGTGACTCTGCTCAAGCCAACCCCATACCACTTGCCTCTGTTGAGGCTGATCCTGCAGCAGGTGACGTCGTTCCTGCTGATGCTGACTCTGCCTCAGTCGACCCTGCTTCAGCTGACTTCGAGCCGGTTGACTCTCTCTCGACTGACCCAGTTTTGACTGACTCTGCCACAGTGGACCCTCCGGTGGTGGTTCCTGTCTCAGATGACGTGCCACCAGCTATTCCAGTGCCCTCAGACCCGCCTCCAGTTGACCCCATGCCAGTGAAGTCTCGGCCCACTGATCCCCGCCGAGGCGCAGTGTTATCTGCTCAGGCGACTTTACCCTCTCAGTTCTTCCAGGAGTCAGAGGCCTCAGATCTCTCAAATGCTGTTCCTGAAGGCAAGGCCGTGGGGCCTCCAAAGGTGAAAAGTGGCACCAGTGCCACCACGCAGGAAGCCAGACCCCGACCTCTTAGCCTGTCTGAGTACCGGAGACGAAGGcagcagaggcaggcagaggcagAGGAGAGGAGTTGGCAGCGCCCTGCTGGGAAGTGGCCCAGCCTTCCCGAGACCCCCACTGGGCTGGCAGACATTCCTTGTCTTGTCATTCCAACTGCCCCAGCCAAGAAGACAGCTGTGCAGAAAAGCCCCGAGGTTCCCCCGGAACCTTGCTCCACCCTGGTGGCTCCCAGCCCAACCTCTCCTAGTCCAGAGCCACCTGCAAGCAAACCTCCAGCCTCAGTGACTCCTGAGCAGGTGCCATCCCAGGAGATGCCTCTGCCTGCAACACCTGTGCTTCCTGATGTTCAGTCCATGCCCCCCCCAATGCCCACTGCTCTGCCTTTCCCCCCTGGTGGACTGGGCATTGCCCCCATGCTGCCCCTTTCTGCTAGTGGGCAAGGAGTCCCCAGTCTCCCGCCACCACCCTTGCAGACTCCTAGTCTCCCAGTATCCGTGGGGCCGGTGCCACCTGATCCTTATACTCACTATGCCCCTGTGCCACCTTGGCCTTGTTATCCCCCTCTGTCCCCCTCTGGCTATCCTTGCCTGCCTCCCCCACCAACGGTACCCCTAGTGTCTGGTACTCCTGGTGCTTATGCTGTGCCCCCCACTTGCAATGTGCCTTGGGtaccctctccagccccagtcccaCCTTACAATTCCAGCTGTACCTATGGGCCCTTGGGATGGGGCCCGGGGCTGCAGCACCCTCCATTCTGGCCTGCTGTGCCCCTACCCCCACTGCCTTTGACTGCAGTTGCTCCCCTACCCACAGTAGAACCCAGTGGCATCCCAGCTGGCCCCTCTGAAAGTGTACTTCCGGTGCCACTGGCTCCCTCCCATGGCCATGGATCAGCCCCCCTAGGAGGTGCACAGGTAGAGGCCGACACGGTGGAGGCTAAGCCAGTGCCTGCGTCACATCTGAAGCACAAGGTGCCCTCTCCTGGGCAGAGTGCCCAGATCAAGGCTCCACCATGTGTAACTGTTGAGGAACCTGAAACTGTGAGGCTGAAGCCTGAGACACAGGAGACTAGGCCCAGGGAGAAGCCCCCTTCTCCTGTGGCCAAGGTGGTTTCTGCTGGCACACCTAAACAGAGCACTGCTCCTAAGCTGCCTGCTCTCCACCCAGCTCGTCTCCGACAACTATCATTCCTGCCTAAACCACGCACCCAGGGTTCCGAGGATGTTGTACAGGCtttcatcagtgagattg GAATCGAGGCATCGGACCTGTCCAGTCTGCTGGAGCAATTTGAGAAGTCAGAAG CCAAAAAGGAGTGCCCTTCCCCGGCTCCTGCTGACAACTTGGCTGTAGGAAACTCAGG CAGCGATGACACTTCCCAGGAGAAGAAGCCCCTAGACCGGTTACAAGCCCCAGAACTGGCCAACGTGGCAG GGCTCACCCCTCCAGCCACCCCTCCCCACCAGTTATGGAAGCCCCTGGCTGCTGTCTCACTGCTGGCCAAAGCCAAATCTCCTAAATCCACCGCCCAGGAGGGAGCCCTGAAGTCTGAAGGAGTCACAGAGGCCAAGCATCCAGCTGCAGTCCACCTCCAAGAAGGGGCCCAGGGCCCTAGTCCAGTTCATgtgggctccggggaccatgACTATTGTGTTCGGAGCaggacacccccaaaaaagatgccTGCTCTGGTCATTCCAGAGGTGGGATCCCGATGGAATGTCAAACGCCATCAGGACATCACCATCAAACCTGTCTTGTCCCTGAGTGCAGCTGCCCCAGTGCCCCCACGTACCGCAGCCTCTCAGGAACCGCTTGATCACAGGACTAGCACTGAGCAGGCAGAGCCCCCTGCCCCTTGCCTTGCCCCATCCGCCTTGCTTTCCCCTGAGGCCTCGCCATGCCGGACTGACACTAGGACTCTCCCCGAGCCCTCAGCCAAGCAGCGGTCAGTGCGCTGTTACCGAAAATCCTGCAGGTCGGCCAGTCCCCAGAACCGGGGCTGGCAGGGCCGTCGAGGCCGCAGCAGCCGCTCTGTCAGCTCTGGGTCCAACCAGACCAGCGAAGCTTCTTCCTCATCCTCATCGTCGTCCTCCTCATCCCGGTCCCGGTCCAGGTCCCTCTCCCCCCCACACAAGAGGTGGCGAAG GTCCAGTTGCAGTTCCTCTGGACGTTCCCGAAGatgttcttcctcttcctcctcttcctcctcctcatcttcctcttcaaCATCCTCATCATCATCCAGTTCCCGAAGCCGATCTCGTTCTCCATCCCCCCGCCGAAGAAGTGACAGGAGGCGGCG GTACAGTTCTTACCATCGTTCACACGACCATTACCAAAGGCAGAGAGTGTTGCAGAAGGAGCGTGCAATA GAAGAGAGAAGAGTTGTCTTCATTGGGAAGATACCTGGCCGCATGACTCGGTCAGAGCTGAAACAAAGGTTCTCTGTTTTTGGAGAGATTGAGGAGTGCACCATCCACTTCCGTGTCCAAGG TGACAACTATGGCTTCGTCACTTACCGTTATGCTGAGGAAGCCTTTGCAGCCATTGAGAGTGGCCACAAGCTGAGGCAAGCAGATGAGCAGCCCTTTgatctctgttttgggggccGCAGGCAGTTCTGCAAGAGAAGTTATTCTGATCTTG ACTCCAATCGGGAAGACTTTGACCCAGCTCCTGTAAAGAGCAAATTTGATTCTCTTGACTTTGACACATTGTTGAAACAGGCCCAGAAGAACCTCAGGAGGTAA